One segment of Falco rusticolus isolate bFalRus1 chromosome 3, bFalRus1.pri, whole genome shotgun sequence DNA contains the following:
- the NUDCD1 gene encoding nudC domain-containing protein 1 isoform X1 produces MAGAAHCSLRVKRLLLDPKFEGYKLSLEPLACYQLGLDAAVAEVKLRDDQYTLDHLRAFGMYNYLHLDSWYQDNVYYVDQFGRVMNLSVTLDTALQKPREVFRLPTDLTAYDNRLCASIHFSSSTWVTLSDGTGRLYLIKSGKRGNSASEKWEIVFNEELGSPFIIAHSVSFVKSDTHSIAVLMLRVEKDELDTKGSEFHITLEWATITEISKEGDHRYEIFKRRVLQGKSVPHYAAIEPNGDGLMIVSYKPFKFMQDEDEKLEENDDAKAANEKKDPLYYWQQTEDDVTITVHVPQDITKDDIKVHFSPDNICVTLKDQPPLMEGKLYSFVDHESCTWIIRENQSLEISLIKKNEGSHWPELIVGDKRGEFIMDSSQCSEITESLMHLTSEVMNPNPEKENPPCNAQELEECDAFLEDSASLCRFDGDTLKVTHVINLGSNQYLFSVVVDPREMPCFCLRHDVDALLWQPHSDQPENMWEHIATFNALGYVQASKQDKKFMACAPDYSYAALCECLRRVFIYRQPAPLSTVLYNRKEGRQVGQVAKQLVATLEATDPILGFQATSERLFVLTTKTLFLIKVNSGN; encoded by the exons ctgtaGCAGAAGTAAAACTTCGTGATGACCAATATACCCTTGACCACCTGCGTGCTTTTGGCATGTATAATTATCTTCACCTTGATTCCTGGTACCAGGATAATGTCTACTATGTTGATCAGTTTGGAAGGGTTATGAATCTGTCAGTGACTCTG GACACTGCTCTACAAAAACCAAGAGAAGTTTTCAGGCTACCTACAGACTTGACAGCTTATGATAATCGCCTTTGTGCCTCAATACACTTCTCATCTTCCACGTGGGTTACCCTTTCAGATGGTACAGGCAGACTGTATTTAATTAAATCAGGCAAACGTGGAAACAGTGCATCTGAAAAGTGGGAG ATTGTGTTTAATGAAGAGCTAGGAAGTCCATTTATTATAGCACACAGTGTTTCATTTGTAAAATCTGATACGCATTCCATAGCTGTGCTGATGCTTAGGGTGGAAAAAGATGAATTGGACACAAAAGGAAGTGAATTTCATATTACTTTGGAATGGGCTACAATTACAGAGATAAGCAAAGAGG GTGATCATAGATATGAAATCTTTAAAAGGAGAGTTTTACAAGGAAAATCAGTCCCCCATTATGCGGCAATAGAACCGAATGGGGATGGTCTAATGATTGTTTCCTACAAACCATTCAAATTTATGCAAGATGAAGATgagaaattagaagaaaatgatgatgcaaaagcagcaaatgaaaagaaag ACCCTCTCTATTACTGGCAGCAGACTGAAGATGATGTGACAATAACAGTTCACGTTCCTCAAGACATCACTAAGGATGACATAAAAGTGCACTTTTCCCCTGATAACATATGTGTTACACTGAAAGACCAGCCTCCTTTGATGGAAGGAAAACTCTATTCATTTGTGGACCATGAAAGCTGCACATGGATAATTAGAGAGAACCAAAG TTTAGAAATTTCTCTAATCAAGAAAAATGAGGGATCCCACTGGCCAGAGCTAATAGTTGGTGACAAAAGAGGGGAATTCATTATGGACTCTTCCCAATGctctgaaataacagaaagctTGATGCATCTTACCTCTGAAGTAATG aatccaaaccctgaaaaggaaaatccacCTTGTAATGCTCAAGAACTAGAAGAATGTGATGCTTTTCTTGAAGACAGCGCAAGCTTGTGCAGGTTTGATGGTGATACTTTGAAAGTCACTCATGTA attaatCTTGGAAGCAACCAGTATCTTTTCTCAGTTGTTGTGGATCCCAGAGAAATGCCATGCTTCTGCTTGAGGCATGATGTTGATGCTCTTCTTTGGCAGCCCCACTCTGACCAACCAGAGAACATGTGGGAACACATTGCAACTTTTAATGCTTTAG GTTATGTCCAAGCATCAAAGCAAGACAAGAAATTCATGGCATGTGCTCCAGATTACTCCTACGCTGCTCTTTGTGAGTGCTTGCGACGAGTTTTCATCTATCGTCAGCCGGCTCCTCTGTCCACAGTTCTCTAcaacaggaaggaaggaaggcaaGTAGGACAGGTTGCTAAGCAGCTAGTAGCAACCCTGGAAGCCACTGATCCTATCTTAGGCTTTCAAGCTACAAGTGAGAGATTATTTGTTCTCACAACAAAAaccttgtttttaataaaggtGAACTCTGGAAATTAA
- the NUDCD1 gene encoding nudC domain-containing protein 1 isoform X2: MYNYLHLDSWYQDNVYYVDQFGRVMNLSVTLDTALQKPREVFRLPTDLTAYDNRLCASIHFSSSTWVTLSDGTGRLYLIKSGKRGNSASEKWEIVFNEELGSPFIIAHSVSFVKSDTHSIAVLMLRVEKDELDTKGSEFHITLEWATITEISKEGDHRYEIFKRRVLQGKSVPHYAAIEPNGDGLMIVSYKPFKFMQDEDEKLEENDDAKAANEKKDPLYYWQQTEDDVTITVHVPQDITKDDIKVHFSPDNICVTLKDQPPLMEGKLYSFVDHESCTWIIRENQSLEISLIKKNEGSHWPELIVGDKRGEFIMDSSQCSEITESLMHLTSEVMNPNPEKENPPCNAQELEECDAFLEDSASLCRFDGDTLKVTHVINLGSNQYLFSVVVDPREMPCFCLRHDVDALLWQPHSDQPENMWEHIATFNALGYVQASKQDKKFMACAPDYSYAALCECLRRVFIYRQPAPLSTVLYNRKEGRQVGQVAKQLVATLEATDPILGFQATSERLFVLTTKTLFLIKVNSGN, encoded by the exons ATGTATAATTATCTTCACCTTGATTCCTGGTACCAGGATAATGTCTACTATGTTGATCAGTTTGGAAGGGTTATGAATCTGTCAGTGACTCTG GACACTGCTCTACAAAAACCAAGAGAAGTTTTCAGGCTACCTACAGACTTGACAGCTTATGATAATCGCCTTTGTGCCTCAATACACTTCTCATCTTCCACGTGGGTTACCCTTTCAGATGGTACAGGCAGACTGTATTTAATTAAATCAGGCAAACGTGGAAACAGTGCATCTGAAAAGTGGGAG ATTGTGTTTAATGAAGAGCTAGGAAGTCCATTTATTATAGCACACAGTGTTTCATTTGTAAAATCTGATACGCATTCCATAGCTGTGCTGATGCTTAGGGTGGAAAAAGATGAATTGGACACAAAAGGAAGTGAATTTCATATTACTTTGGAATGGGCTACAATTACAGAGATAAGCAAAGAGG GTGATCATAGATATGAAATCTTTAAAAGGAGAGTTTTACAAGGAAAATCAGTCCCCCATTATGCGGCAATAGAACCGAATGGGGATGGTCTAATGATTGTTTCCTACAAACCATTCAAATTTATGCAAGATGAAGATgagaaattagaagaaaatgatgatgcaaaagcagcaaatgaaaagaaag ACCCTCTCTATTACTGGCAGCAGACTGAAGATGATGTGACAATAACAGTTCACGTTCCTCAAGACATCACTAAGGATGACATAAAAGTGCACTTTTCCCCTGATAACATATGTGTTACACTGAAAGACCAGCCTCCTTTGATGGAAGGAAAACTCTATTCATTTGTGGACCATGAAAGCTGCACATGGATAATTAGAGAGAACCAAAG TTTAGAAATTTCTCTAATCAAGAAAAATGAGGGATCCCACTGGCCAGAGCTAATAGTTGGTGACAAAAGAGGGGAATTCATTATGGACTCTTCCCAATGctctgaaataacagaaagctTGATGCATCTTACCTCTGAAGTAATG aatccaaaccctgaaaaggaaaatccacCTTGTAATGCTCAAGAACTAGAAGAATGTGATGCTTTTCTTGAAGACAGCGCAAGCTTGTGCAGGTTTGATGGTGATACTTTGAAAGTCACTCATGTA attaatCTTGGAAGCAACCAGTATCTTTTCTCAGTTGTTGTGGATCCCAGAGAAATGCCATGCTTCTGCTTGAGGCATGATGTTGATGCTCTTCTTTGGCAGCCCCACTCTGACCAACCAGAGAACATGTGGGAACACATTGCAACTTTTAATGCTTTAG GTTATGTCCAAGCATCAAAGCAAGACAAGAAATTCATGGCATGTGCTCCAGATTACTCCTACGCTGCTCTTTGTGAGTGCTTGCGACGAGTTTTCATCTATCGTCAGCCGGCTCCTCTGTCCACAGTTCTCTAcaacaggaaggaaggaaggcaaGTAGGACAGGTTGCTAAGCAGCTAGTAGCAACCCTGGAAGCCACTGATCCTATCTTAGGCTTTCAAGCTACAAGTGAGAGATTATTTGTTCTCACAACAAAAaccttgtttttaataaaggtGAACTCTGGAAATTAA